A single genomic interval of halophilic archaeon DL31 harbors:
- a CDS encoding UspA domain-containing protein (PFAM: UspA~KEGG: hbo:Hbor_14090 universal stress protein UspA-like protein), with amino-acid sequence MYEDILLPIDGSEPSLRAADHAIELATTYDATLHALYVVDSDPSPLAVSRADVRETLREVGEEAGEAAFAELEPLAEAAGIELILAMLEGNPEQCIVDYATDHEVDLVVMGTHGRAGLGRRLVGSVTERVVRSAPVPVVTVGNENED; translated from the coding sequence ATGTATGAAGATATCCTCCTCCCCATCGACGGCAGCGAGCCGTCGTTGCGCGCGGCCGACCACGCAATCGAGCTGGCGACCACGTACGACGCGACGCTGCACGCGCTCTACGTCGTCGATAGCGACCCGTCTCCGCTTGCAGTCTCACGGGCAGACGTTCGCGAGACGCTCCGAGAGGTTGGCGAGGAGGCCGGCGAGGCCGCGTTCGCAGAGCTCGAACCGCTGGCCGAGGCGGCCGGCATCGAGCTCATCTTGGCGATGCTCGAGGGGAATCCCGAGCAGTGCATCGTCGACTACGCGACCGACCACGAGGTCGACCTCGTGGTGATGGGCACTCACGGCCGGGCAGGGCTGGGTCGTCGGCTTGTCGGGAGCGTCACCGAACGCGTCGTGCGGTCGGCCCCGGTGCCAGTCGTGACGGTCGGAAACGAGAACGAAGACTGA
- a CDS encoding CheC, inhibitor of MCP methylation (KEGG: hla:Hlac_2562 CheC, inhibitor of MCP methylation): MPPQPRPGAATVDTDAVGECLRFAEKGAESAAGVLSGLASIDIAPETTSVSVLTERDIRRKFGGCVGVTVELDGGFPGETLFVFDGGDADCLLEGTGSETDALLDAADRSSLRESAHLVVREYIDGLAARLGGPVELSPPTYYDHLDDATLLADSPGSGALAFESRLSGDGVPFSLLTVPRGYAIEYLLTDRPVGEEVVPLDMLEAFDGVAREGAAEAASLLAEIAEIETTVETSQLRFLGVDSVAERLGTERVIGSVFGLNGGQDGYLAVLLDETSARTVTDAMVPVGGETVQVGSSAVAGVSRAIASGFLDRWDGLVGDVALTSPAAVEGVGTAVLDPVLRRVGSECDNTFVVEATLRNAETDLSCELLALPAAHRLTAL, encoded by the coding sequence ATGCCGCCACAACCCCGGCCCGGCGCCGCTACCGTCGACACTGACGCAGTTGGGGAATGTCTCCGGTTCGCCGAGAAGGGGGCCGAGTCGGCCGCGGGGGTCCTCTCCGGGCTCGCAAGTATCGATATCGCTCCCGAGACCACGTCAGTCTCGGTTTTGACTGAACGCGATATCCGGAGAAAGTTCGGTGGCTGCGTCGGCGTCACTGTCGAACTCGATGGGGGTTTCCCCGGGGAGACGCTGTTCGTGTTCGACGGTGGTGACGCAGACTGCCTGCTCGAAGGAACTGGCAGCGAAACGGACGCCCTGCTCGATGCCGCTGACCGCAGCAGCCTGCGTGAGTCCGCCCATCTCGTCGTCAGGGAGTACATCGACGGGCTGGCAGCCCGCCTCGGTGGCCCCGTCGAACTCTCGCCGCCGACGTATTACGACCACCTCGACGACGCCACGCTGCTCGCCGACTCCCCGGGCTCGGGTGCGCTGGCGTTCGAAAGCCGACTCTCCGGAGACGGCGTGCCCTTCTCGCTGCTGACGGTTCCCCGTGGCTACGCCATCGAGTACCTCCTCACAGACCGCCCGGTCGGCGAGGAGGTCGTTCCGCTCGACATGCTGGAGGCGTTCGACGGCGTTGCTCGGGAGGGGGCCGCGGAAGCGGCCAGCCTGCTCGCCGAGATTGCGGAGATCGAGACCACTGTCGAGACCAGCCAACTCCGGTTCCTCGGCGTGGACTCTGTCGCGGAGCGATTGGGGACCGAACGAGTGATCGGGAGCGTCTTCGGGCTCAACGGCGGCCAAGACGGCTATCTCGCCGTGCTCCTGGACGAGACCAGCGCGCGCACGGTCACGGATGCGATGGTCCCCGTCGGTGGGGAGACCGTGCAGGTGGGCTCCTCGGCGGTGGCTGGGGTCAGTCGCGCAATCGCCAGCGGATTCCTCGACCGCTGGGACGGGCTGGTAGGCGATGTTGCGCTCACCTCGCCCGCAGCTGTCGAGGGTGTTGGGACTGCCGTTCTCGACCCGGTGCTTCGCCGGGTTGGGAGTGAGTGCGACAACACGTTCGTCGTCGAGGCGACGCTCCGGAATGCTGAGACAGACCTCTCCTGTGAACTGCTTGCGCTCCCTGCAGCCCACCGGCTCACGGCGTTGTGA
- a CDS encoding hypothetical protein (KEGG: hla:Hlac_2555 hypothetical protein), producing MAADEIIEVLGNKYNPEIIEATAEPKSAQELSEELGVPIATCYRRINELTEVDLLELHDQPLSEEHRRIKVYRRRIDELSIDFRDGLEVDLQERSDVKNKLDEVWRRMSQR from the coding sequence ATGGCGGCCGACGAAATTATCGAAGTGCTTGGCAACAAGTACAACCCGGAAATCATCGAGGCCACGGCCGAGCCGAAATCCGCACAGGAGCTCTCCGAAGAGCTGGGGGTCCCGATTGCGACCTGCTACCGCCGCATCAACGAACTCACCGAGGTGGACTTACTGGAGCTCCACGACCAGCCGCTCTCTGAGGAACATCGGCGGATCAAGGTCTACCGCCGGCGCATCGACGAACTCTCCATCGACTTTCGGGACGGGCTCGAAGTGGACCTGCAGGAGCGTTCGGACGTGAAAAACAAGCTCGACGAAGTGTGGCGGCGAATGTCTCAGCGCTAG
- a CDS encoding putative circadian clock protein, KaiC (PFAM: Circadian clock protein KaiC, central region~KEGG: hla:Hlac_2554 putative circadian clock protein, KaiC): MVDVTETGVEGLDSILNGGIVENSTVLVSGNPGTGKSIFGIQYLYRGITDHDEKGVYISFEENAEDIQQAAESIGFEDWGELVENGDIKVYDKSTMLREEDFNTAIDRLLQDFAGTAYDRLVLDSLTMFSLFFDDEAENRTYLLKFSDILKKNGLTSLLINEQGAVFPETEIGLENFLTDGNIYFIQTPTQDGVNRYVWVAKMRKQKINTDIFPMEIGEGGISVYERAGGFSMMGGERGMGGGGGPQF, translated from the coding sequence ATGGTCGACGTCACGGAGACCGGGGTCGAGGGCCTCGACTCCATCCTCAACGGCGGCATCGTCGAGAACTCGACGGTTCTGGTGAGCGGCAACCCCGGCACCGGCAAGAGTATCTTCGGGATTCAGTATCTCTACAGGGGCATCACCGACCACGACGAGAAGGGCGTCTACATTTCCTTCGAGGAGAACGCCGAAGACATCCAGCAGGCCGCAGAATCTATCGGCTTCGAAGACTGGGGCGAACTGGTCGAGAACGGCGACATCAAGGTGTATGATAAGTCCACCATGCTCCGCGAGGAGGACTTCAACACCGCCATCGACCGCCTGCTCCAGGATTTTGCCGGCACCGCCTACGACCGACTGGTGCTCGACTCGCTGACGATGTTCAGTCTCTTCTTCGACGACGAGGCCGAGAACCGCACCTATCTCCTGAAATTCTCTGATATCCTCAAGAAGAACGGCCTGACGTCACTCCTTATCAACGAACAGGGGGCGGTGTTCCCCGAGACCGAAATCGGCCTCGAGAACTTCCTCACCGACGGCAACATCTACTTCATCCAGACACCCACGCAGGACGGCGTCAACCGCTACGTCTGGGTGGCAAAGATGCGCAAACAGAAGATCAACACCGACATCTTCCCGATGGAGATCGGCGAGGGCGGCATCTCGGTCTACGAACGGGCCGGCGGCTTCTCAATGATGGGCGGTGAGCGAGGGATGGGCGGCGGCGGTGGGCCCCAGTTCTAG